Genomic window (Thermoplasmata archaeon):
ACCTCACCGCACTCCAGAAGTACAGGGAACGATCCCGCGGGGCTTGGCATGAGGCGTTCCCCACGATAAGATCCTTCTCCCCGAGATCAGGGAACTCGAACGCCGAGAGTCGCCTGAGGAGCCCATCGACCACCGGCTGGTCGAGGGAAATGGGCCGCCGGGAACGGGCTCGCCATCGATTCCGAGTTCGTCTCAGTACTCTGCCCACGCAGCGTAGAATCGCCGTAGATCAACCGTCTGGAGCCAAGGATGGATCGAACTCTCGGGGATAGAGATATACGGAAACGCACCGTGCTCGGCCTAGGAGATCTTCGTCGAACATGTCTCCTCCGAGCGCTACCCCGTCGACGCCGAAGCCAACGAGGAGAGCACGGCGTTTCCTCGCCAAGGAGTTCGCCTTCGCGAAGCGGAAAACCGAACCCGTGCTTCACCGGCAGCGCTGGCGAAAGTCGGTTCAGCGAGCACCGGAGGCAAAAGGAACGGTGCCCGTCGCGGACCTCGTCGCTCGCCTGCAGGCCGGCCTGAGAACGGAACGGAAAGAGATCCTCGAACCCCTGCTCCATCGGTTGCAGGCGCTCGGCCGGAACTTCACAGAGGGCCGCGAGATCCCCCTCCAGACCGTCGAGGATGGGCTCAACCTCTGGGAGACCTACCTTGAGCGATTGCACGACCTTCACATCAACCAGATTCGTCTCGCGGGTCAGAGCGATGAGCATCCGGACCGCTGCGCACTTCCCCTCATCGAGATCGAGGGCGATCCCAACCGGGGAAAGTATCGCCTCAAGGTGATTCGCGCGGTGTGGAACAGCCACAACTACCAGGTGAACCAATACCGAGGACTCCTCGGCCTCGTCTTGATCGGCGAAGCCCAGGCCGAACTGGCGTGGGAGGGGTTCGAGGAGGATTACGCCCAAACGTGCCTCCCCACCCACTTCACGCCGGAGGCCGCCCGGGAGTGGACCGACACGCTCGATCGAGGCCAGCAGGACGCGCTGGCGCTTCGGGAGAAAGTCCAAGCCTACCTCGACCGGACGGGCCAGTTCGCGGGCCCACCTTCACCGGCATGAACGGGTGCGCCCACTGGGGACCGAGGCATGTCGATCGGACGAACCCGCGGATAGCCGGCAGGTCGTCGGCTCGAATCCGACAGGGCTCATTTCTCGTTGGGGACTCGTTCCTTTTCTAAAGCGCCGTGTGTCGTTAGGATAGCGAAGTCGCGGGTCCCATACCCTTTCGGATCCGGGGAATCGAAAACGGTCAGTCCAGCCGTCGTCTCCGCTTGCCCAACCCCCACCCGATGAATGATCCGGTCGATGGGGACGCGTCCGGAGCTCCGCTGGCTCGTCGGAATGGGGACGCCAAGAGGTGGGTGGTACGAATCCTAGGACGTAGGGCGCCCCGGCTGCGTGGCGGGCGGCGACCCAGGGCGAGGGGTTCGAGGGCGACGGCGCGTTGATGATCAACGAAGGAGCACCGGTAGGGCTGCCGGGCCAGGCGTCTCCCCCGATCCTTCGTTCTTCGGCGAAAGATATGTGAGGCAAGGCGCACTCACGGTCTCGATCGTACGGGGTGAACCTTCCCCGCCTTTCAAGCCTCGTACGGGAGGAGAGCGCATGGGCGGGAGGAAGTATTCGGGCGCCACGTCGCCCACGCAGGTCCCGGCGCCTCTCTCTCGGACCCCAGCGGAGGGGCTCAGCTCCGACGAGGCACAGCGCCGTCTGGGAGTCTTCGGCCCGAACGAGGTTCCGACCGAACGACCCCGCACGCTTCACCGAATCGCCGCGCAGCTGTGGGGGCCGGTCCCTTGGATGCTGGAGGTGGCGTTCGTGCTCGAACTGGCGATCGGCGGCTACCCTTCGGCGGCGATCCTGGCCGGCCTGCTCGTGTTCAATGGCCTGCTTTCGGTCTCCCAGGAGCAACGGGCGCGTGCGGCGTTGGAGATGCTACGAGAGCGTCTCCAGGTCCTTGCGCGAGTCCCGCGGGACGGGACCTGGCGCACTCTTCCCGCCCGCGACCTCGTTCCCGGTGACCGGCTCCACATCCGGATGGGCGACATCGTGCCCGCGGACGCCCACCTCGTGGACGGCTCGGTCGAGGTCGACCAGTCGATGCTGACCGGAGAATCGACCACCATTTCCCGGGGGCCGGCCCAGTCGGTGTTCTCCGGCTCGGTGATTCGCCGAGGCGAGGCGACAGGCGAGGTCACCGCCACCGGTGTTCGCACCTATTTCGGTCGGACCGCCGAGCTGGTTCGTTCGGCGCACGCGCGCAGCCACCTCCAGGACCTCATGTTCAAGGTCGTGAGCTATCTCATCGTCGCGGACGCCGTGCTTGCGCTCCTCGTGGTTGGCGATGGCCTGGTCCAAGCGACAAACCTGTTCTTCCTGGCCCCGTTCCTTCTGATCATACTCATCGCGTCGGTACCCGTCGCTCTGCCCGCCACGTTCACGGTCGCCTCCGCGATCGAGTCGCGTCGGCTGGCCGGGGAAGGGGTCCTGGTCACCGGGCTGTCGGGGGTGGAGGACGCCGCGGGCATGGATCTTCTCTTCGCGGACAAGACCGGGACGCTCACCCAAAACCGACAAACGGTGACCGACCTGCGGCCGTTCACAGATCTGACATCCGACCAGGTCCTCTCACTTGCGGCCGCAGCGTGCGACGAATCCACCCAAGACCCGATCGATATCGCGATCCTCGACGCCGCCCGCCGACAAAGGGTTCCGCACCCGGACCGCACTCAGTTCGTTCCGTTTGACCCGGCAGCGAAAAGGTCCGAGGCCTGGATCCGAGAGGACGGAGAGGCGATCCGTGTGGTCCTGGGCGCACCGGCCGCGATCGGCGTGATCGCATCGCTGCCGGCCGAGCTGGCTGCGCTCCAAGACGAGTGGGGATCCCAGGGCTACCGAATCCTCGCCGTTGGAAAGGGGCCCGTAGGGGCACTGCGCACCGTGGGAGCCGTCGCGCTGGCCGACCCGATCCGCGAGGAGGCGTCCGAGCTGATCCGCACGCTTCATGAGTTGGGCATTCGCGTGGTCATGGTCACGGGCGATGGGATCACGACGGCCCGTGCGGTCGGTCGCTCGCTAGGGCTCGATGGGCCGGTCGGAAGCCGGGAGGACCTCTCCCGGGCTTCGGAGGAGTTCGCGGGGTTCGCAGGGATGTACCCGGAGGACAAGTTCACGCTCGTGCGTGCCCTCCAGGATCGCCGACGGATCGTCGGGATGACCGGGGACGGGGTCAACGACGCCCCCGCGCTGCGGCAAGCCGAGGTAGGGGTGGCGGTTTCGAATGCGACGGATGTGGCGAAAGCATCGGCGAAGATCGTGCTCACTCGCCCGGGGCTCGGAGGGATCGTCAACGCGGTCGAAGGAGGACGACGCGTGTACCGGCGCATGCTCACCTGGATGCTCAACAAGATCTCGAGAAACATCCAGCTCGTGACGCTACTGTGCGTCGGTTTCCTCATTACGGGACAGCTCCTCACGACCCCGTTCCTCGTCCTGCTCATGATCTTCGCCGGTGACTTTGTGATGATCTCGGTCGGTACGGACCGGGCGCGGACCGCTCGGGGTCCGGACCGATGGAACGTCCGCCGTATGGTGGTGATCGGAGTCGCGATCGCGTCCGGATGGCTTGCCCTCTCCTTCGCCATCGTCTTTGTCGGGGTCGATGTCGTTCGATGGCCGCTCGCGACGCTTCAGACGGTCGTGTTCCTGTACCTCGTCTTCTCCGCCCAGGCGACCCTCTACTTGGTCCGGGAACGGGGCCCGTTCTGGAACTCCTGGCCCAGCCGGACCCTCCTCCTCGCTTCCGGTCTCGACCTCCTCGTGCTGAGCATCCTCGCCATCTTCGGAGTGTTGATGGCCCCGGTCTCGCCGCTTATCCTGCTCGCCGTGCTCGGCGCGGTCGTGGGGACTGCGGTGGCGCTCGACCGCTTGAAGCTCTGGCTCTTCCGAGTCACCGAGGAGCCCGACGACCGGTTCTCCTCGGGAGCGGTTCACGCGTGAGCCTCTCTCCTCGGCGGAGAGCCGGACGGGAGCGCCGTAAGATGCCTCCGAACTACGGCGGTATCTCCTCCGGACCAAGTGTATCGGCGTTCTAAGAACGACCGGCGGAGGCACCCCTTTCAGTAGGACCGGCGACTCCGTAACGACTCCAAGTCCGATTCTCACTTCGCTCTACCTTTGACGGGATCGATTTCAGGACGGCAATCGATGCGGTGCATCGCGAGCCGGGTGCCGATCGGCTCACAGGCGGAATCTCCACTGAGGTAAAGGACGGAAAGCGGCGTACTACGGCCACCTGGCCATACCGGCGAGCGATCGCTGGTACAGATGCCGCCTTTGCTCCGTGATCCCGTTTCCGCCGGTTTTTCCATAGACGAGCTGCCGTATCATTGGGGCGAGCCACGCGGTCACCGCGTCGTCGATCGCCGCAGTGCCGTCAGGTCGTCGCCGACGTAAACCGCCGTGGTCGAAATCTGCGAGTCCAGGTCCTCGTATTCTGTGGGCGTTCGCACATTTTGACCCCTCCGTGTCCCATCGCCCCGGGTGAGGCGGAGATGCTCCACTCCTGCGAGTGAACCCCGCCGATTGTCGTTAACTTTCCGAGGGGTTCAAGACGGCCCATCCATGTCAGGGATCGCCGTTCATGTGCGAGGAAAGTTCGGGGGAGGACGACCCGGACGCGACCGAGGACTCGATCGCCCTCGGATGAAAGCGGTCGGGCGAGTCGATCGGCTCCGACGGCCGGCTACGGTTACCCCGGAACGTGTCGGAGACTCGCGCCCACGTAGAGCTGGCGTGGCCGGGCGATCTTCTGCTCCTCGTCCAGCAGCATCTCCTGCCACTGGGCGAGCCATCCGGACATCCGGGGGATCGCAAAGAGCACGGGGAACATGTCGGTCGGGAAGCCCATTGCCTGGTAGATGATCCCCGAGTAGAAGTCGACGTTCGGATACAGGTGCCGCCGGATGAAGTAGTCGTCCGACAACGCCACCTCCTCAAGCCCGAGGGCGATATCGATCAGCCGGTTGCGCCCGGTGACGGAGAAGACCGAGTCGGCGACCCGCTTGATGATCCGCGCGCGTGGGTCGTAGCTCTTGTAGACGCGATGCCCGAAACCCATCAGGCGACGCTTGCCGGATTTCACTTGGCGAATCAACTTCGGGATGTTCTCCTTCGACCCGACCTCTTGGAGCATCCGGACCACCTGCTCGTTGGCCCCTCCGTGGAGCGGTCCGTAGAGCGCTGCCGACGCCGCCGCCGAGGAGACGTACGGATCTGCGTGGGAGCTCCCCGCGATCCGCATCGCGTTCGTGCTGCAGTTCTGCTCATGGTCGGCGTGGAGGACGAAGAGCGTGTCCAGGGCCTTTGCGAGCACCGGGTCCGGGTCGTAGTGGGTCGTCCACGAAGGCCGATACATCATCGCGAGGAAATTGGTGGCATAGCCGAGGTCGTTGCTCGGATAGATGTACGCCATGCCGATAGAGTGGCGGTAGGCAAAGGCGGCAATCGTGGGGATCTTCGCGACGAGGCGGTGGATCTGGCGCTCCCGAAGAGTCGCGTCGTGAACCTGCTTCGCCTCGGGGTAGAAGGTGGATAGGGCGGCGAGCGTGCTCACCATCATCCCCATGGGATGCGCGTCGTGATGGAACCCGTCCATGAACTTCTTCACGTTCTCATGGACCATCGTGTGGTAGGTGATCTGGTGCGTCCAATCCGCGAGCTCGCTCGGGCGCGGGAGTGTTCCGTGGATGAGGAGGTACGCCACCTCGAGGTAGCTCTTCTTCTCCGCCAGTTCCTCGATCGGGTAACCTCGGTAGCGCAAGATCCCGGCGGTGCCGTCGAGATACGTCACGGCGCTCTGGCAGGAGGCCGTGTTCTGGAAGGCGGGGTCGTAACTCAGCAGCCCGGGGTCCGTCTCCGAGACCTTGATCTGGCGTAGCTCCGTCGCCCGAAGCGCCCCTCGCTCCAGCGGCAAGACGTACT
Coding sequences:
- a CDS encoding HAD-IC family P-type ATPase, which translates into the protein MGGRKYSGATSPTQVPAPLSRTPAEGLSSDEAQRRLGVFGPNEVPTERPRTLHRIAAQLWGPVPWMLEVAFVLELAIGGYPSAAILAGLLVFNGLLSVSQEQRARAALEMLRERLQVLARVPRDGTWRTLPARDLVPGDRLHIRMGDIVPADAHLVDGSVEVDQSMLTGESTTISRGPAQSVFSGSVIRRGEATGEVTATGVRTYFGRTAELVRSAHARSHLQDLMFKVVSYLIVADAVLALLVVGDGLVQATNLFFLAPFLLIILIASVPVALPATFTVASAIESRRLAGEGVLVTGLSGVEDAAGMDLLFADKTGTLTQNRQTVTDLRPFTDLTSDQVLSLAAAACDESTQDPIDIAILDAARRQRVPHPDRTQFVPFDPAAKRSEAWIREDGEAIRVVLGAPAAIGVIASLPAELAALQDEWGSQGYRILAVGKGPVGALRTVGAVALADPIREEASELIRTLHELGIRVVMVTGDGITTARAVGRSLGLDGPVGSREDLSRASEEFAGFAGMYPEDKFTLVRALQDRRRIVGMTGDGVNDAPALRQAEVGVAVSNATDVAKASAKIVLTRPGLGGIVNAVEGGRRVYRRMLTWMLNKISRNIQLVTLLCVGFLITGQLLTTPFLVLLMIFAGDFVMISVGTDRARTARGPDRWNVRRMVVIGVAIASGWLALSFAIVFVGVDVVRWPLATLQTVVFLYLVFSAQATLYLVRERGPFWNSWPSRTLLLASGLDLLVLSILAIFGVLMAPVSPLILLAVLGAVVGTAVALDRLKLWLFRVTEEPDDRFSSGAVHA
- a CDS encoding citrate synthase, whose protein sequence is MVAKGESGKRAEKRTSRSDSLTVRDNRTLREYVLPLERGALRATELRQIKVSETDPGLLSYDPAFQNTASCQSAVTYLDGTAGILRYRGYPIEELAEKKSYLEVAYLLIHGTLPRPSELADWTHQITYHTMVHENVKKFMDGFHHDAHPMGMMVSTLAALSTFYPEAKQVHDATLRERQIHRLVAKIPTIAAFAYRHSIGMAYIYPSNDLGYATNFLAMMYRPSWTTHYDPDPVLAKALDTLFVLHADHEQNCSTNAMRIAGSSHADPYVSSAAASAALYGPLHGGANEQVVRMLQEVGSKENIPKLIRQVKSGKRRLMGFGHRVYKSYDPRARIIKRVADSVFSVTGRNRLIDIALGLEEVALSDDYFIRRHLYPNVDFYSGIIYQAMGFPTDMFPVLFAIPRMSGWLAQWQEMLLDEEQKIARPRQLYVGASLRHVPG